From Candidatus Eremiobacteraceae bacterium:
ACAACGCCATCAACCGCAACAACGACAATTTCCAGCACGCGACATGGTTGTGGATCGGCTCGTCGCTCTCGCATTCGTTCCCGCAGATACTCGCTCAGAATCTGTATCTGCCCGACATGGCGCTGCTGTTGCTGTACGCCGTGTCGATGTATTTTTCGGTGAAACTCACGACGAATGCCGGCATGATGGACGAGCAGCAGCAGCAGATGATGAACACGCAAGCGATGATCATGCCGGTCATCCTGTTCTGGATCGGACGGACGTGGCATTCGGCGTTCATCTTATACTGGCTGGCCTATAACGTGCTGTCCGTCGCGCAGACCGTGCTCTTCATGCGCTGGAATCCATCGCGCATTCCCAAGCCCGTCGAAGAGACGGAAGCCATGAAACTCGGTTACCCGCACGACTGCCCGTCGTGCAGCGAAACGCTGGTTCTCGTCAACAACAACAAATGTCAGAAATGCGGTACCAAGGTGAAGAAGATGCAGCCGAAAGCGACGACTGCCTGACGTTTCCTAAAGTCATTGGAATCGCTCGCCGGCCGGCGCGCGGGGAGAGGGCAAAATGAGCGGATTTGATTCACGGTACGAGGGCGGTCGCGGCGCCGGCCGCTCGGATCGCGGCGAACGCGGCGGCGGATATGGATCGGGCGGATACGGACACGGCGCCGGCCGGCCTGACCGCGGCGGATTCGGTCGCGGTCCCGGTCGCGGCAGCGGCGGGTTCCATCGCCGCCGTGAAGAGTGCCCACAAGATCTGCGCGCGCCCTTCAAAGATGCGCGCGATTTTCTCGCCGGCCTCATCCACACGTTCGGCTTGCCTGCGCGTCTTTCGTACGGCGGCATCGAGCAGGCTCGCGACGGCAGACAGATCGTCATCGACGTGCGCGGAGTCCGAGATCGGCCCGCGCGCGGCTACGATCGCGACGACGAGCGCGACGATGAACTCGGACTGCTCATCGGCAAACGCGGCAACATGCTCGATGCGCTCACCGTCGTCACCAATGCCGTGATGCATCGCGAAGGCGATCGCGACGTCTTCTTCGCAGTGGACGTCGAAGGCTATCGGGCGCGGCGCCGTGCGACGCTCCGAAGCATCGCTCTGCGCGCGGCGGACCGCGTGCTGCAGGAAGGTGTCGAAGTCGAACTCGAGCCGATGCCGCCTTCGGAGCGTCGCATCGTGCACATGGCGCTCGCAGCGCATCGTGACGTGGAGACGGAGAGCACGGGTGCCGGCCTCGACCGGCGCGTCGTGATCTTGGCAAGACGAGCCGGCCGCGCGGAGAGCGCGGGCGACAACCGCAATGGCCGCGACCGCAACGGACGCGACCGCGCTGGCGCAGATCGCGACGGCCGGGAGCGAGCGCCCGCGCGAGGGCGGGGCCGCGGACCGGACATCGATCGAGCGCGCGATACCGATCGCCCGATCGGCGACGACTATCCGCGCGACGACCGCTACGTCGATTGACGGTTTCTCCGAC
This genomic window contains:
- a CDS encoding YidC/Oxa1 family membrane protein insertase, with the protein product MFHLIPLLAVFANPFTDLIDLLGTGFNDVLQWINTAVTHNYGWSMIVLAFVVNVLLVPLTLQRLRNMQEMQALAPYLKRIQTKYKNDKQKLGEETMKLYREHGVNMFGGCLPTLLQMPVLFGVYNAINRNNDNFQHATWLWIGSSLSHSFPQILAQNLYLPDMALLLLYAVSMYFSVKLTTNAGMMDEQQQQMMNTQAMIMPVILFWIGRTWHSAFILYWLAYNVLSVAQTVLFMRWNPSRIPKPVEETEAMKLGYPHDCPSCSETLVLVNNNKCQKCGTKVKKMQPKATTA
- a CDS encoding R3H domain-containing nucleic acid-binding protein, whose amino-acid sequence is MSGFDSRYEGGRGAGRSDRGERGGGYGSGGYGHGAGRPDRGGFGRGPGRGSGGFHRRREECPQDLRAPFKDARDFLAGLIHTFGLPARLSYGGIEQARDGRQIVIDVRGVRDRPARGYDRDDERDDELGLLIGKRGNMLDALTVVTNAVMHREGDRDVFFAVDVEGYRARRRATLRSIALRAADRVLQEGVEVELEPMPPSERRIVHMALAAHRDVETESTGAGLDRRVVILARRAGRAESAGDNRNGRDRNGRDRAGADRDGRERAPARGRGRGPDIDRARDTDRPIGDDYPRDDRYVD